From the Sphingomonas phyllosphaerae 5.2 genome, one window contains:
- a CDS encoding agmatine deiminase family protein, with amino-acid sequence MTTTPPPEWAPHAAVWIGYPSHPELWLEDLDHARDEVVAFARAVHADGRGEQVVLVVADDEAATDARAHAPFAEVVVEPFGDIWLRDTAPILDGDGKARDFGFNGWGGKYDLPGDDDIGARLGRSRGLTVVACDWILEGGAIDGDGTGLVVTTEQCLLNPNRNPGFSKAQVEHRLAEDLGLTRVLWLGNGLLNDHTDGHVDNLARFVGPNRLALPRAAENDPNWQVYQDAALRARAAGIDVVEIPSPGRVLRDEEVVPGSYMNFYIGNAVVVVPLYGSENDDAGVAAIAAIFPDRDVVGLRADAILTGGGSFHCISQQIPA; translated from the coding sequence ATGACCACGACACCGCCGCCCGAATGGGCTCCGCACGCCGCCGTCTGGATAGGCTATCCCAGCCACCCCGAATTGTGGCTGGAGGATCTCGATCACGCGCGTGACGAAGTGGTTGCTTTCGCGCGCGCCGTCCACGCGGATGGCCGCGGCGAGCAGGTTGTGCTGGTCGTCGCCGATGACGAAGCCGCCACCGATGCACGGGCGCACGCGCCATTCGCGGAGGTTGTGGTCGAGCCGTTTGGCGACATCTGGCTGCGCGACACCGCGCCGATCCTTGACGGCGACGGCAAGGCGCGTGACTTCGGCTTCAACGGCTGGGGCGGCAAGTACGACTTGCCCGGCGACGACGACATCGGCGCGCGGCTGGGGCGGTCGCGCGGGCTGACGGTGGTGGCGTGCGACTGGATCCTGGAGGGCGGCGCGATCGACGGCGACGGCACCGGGCTGGTCGTCACGACCGAGCAATGCCTGCTCAACCCGAACCGCAATCCGGGCTTCTCGAAGGCACAGGTCGAGCATCGCCTGGCCGAGGACCTGGGGCTGACGCGGGTCCTGTGGCTCGGCAACGGGCTGCTCAACGACCATACCGACGGGCATGTCGACAATCTCGCACGGTTCGTCGGGCCGAACCGGCTGGCGTTGCCCCGCGCTGCGGAGAACGATCCCAACTGGCAGGTCTATCAGGACGCCGCGCTGCGCGCGCGTGCCGCCGGGATCGACGTCGTGGAGATCCCCTCGCCGGGCCGCGTGCTGCGCGACGAGGAAGTGGTGCCCGGCAGCTACATGAACTTCTACATCGGCAATGCCGTGGTGGTCGTCCCGCTCTACGGGAGCGAAAACGACGACGCGGGCGTGGCGGCGATCGCGGCGATCTTCCCGGACCGGGACGTGGTAGGGCTGCGCGCCGACGCGATCCTGACCGGCGGCGGCAGCTTCCACTGCATCAGCCAGCAGATCCCGGCCTAG
- a CDS encoding alpha/beta fold hydrolase, producing the protein MPLSFLSLLLMQAAAPQALPVPPIAAATTPAPPAVKWPARDAQFTIRDFRFRSGETLPELRINYTTLGQPHRNAKGEIDNAVMVLHGTGGTGRQFLSPQFADELYGPGQPLDITRYWIVLPDGIGHGKSSKPSDGLRMRFPHYDYDDMVEAQYRLLRDGLGIRRMRLVMGTSMGCMHSLVWGETHSDFVRALLPLACEPVEIAGLNRMWRQLAIDGITADPAWAGGAYRSQPVQGLRTAASLLFVAGAAPLYFQAQYPDRATAQAFARERVAASIAAIDANDLIYQIDASRIYAPWDRLEAITVPTTWINSADDFINPRNLDYPQRAVTRMKNARYRMIPESAETRGHGTHTAARFWKKDLVDLLRRTE; encoded by the coding sequence ATGCCGCTCTCGTTCCTTTCGCTGCTGCTGATGCAGGCCGCCGCCCCGCAGGCCCTCCCGGTGCCGCCGATCGCCGCTGCGACGACCCCCGCCCCGCCCGCCGTCAAATGGCCGGCCCGCGATGCGCAGTTCACGATCCGCGACTTCCGGTTCCGCTCCGGCGAGACATTGCCGGAGCTGCGCATCAACTATACGACGCTGGGTCAGCCGCATCGTAATGCGAAGGGCGAGATCGACAATGCGGTGATGGTCCTCCACGGCACCGGCGGCACCGGTCGTCAGTTCCTGAGCCCGCAATTCGCCGACGAGCTCTATGGCCCCGGCCAGCCGCTCGACATCACGCGCTACTGGATCGTCCTTCCCGACGGGATCGGGCACGGCAAGTCGTCGAAGCCGTCCGACGGGCTGCGGATGCGCTTTCCGCATTACGATTACGACGACATGGTCGAGGCGCAATACCGGCTGCTCCGTGACGGGCTCGGGATTCGCCGGATGCGGCTCGTCATGGGCACGTCGATGGGCTGCATGCACAGCCTGGTGTGGGGCGAAACGCATTCCGATTTCGTCCGCGCGCTGCTTCCGCTCGCGTGCGAGCCGGTCGAGATCGCCGGGCTGAACCGGATGTGGCGGCAACTGGCGATCGACGGGATCACCGCCGATCCGGCCTGGGCCGGCGGTGCGTATCGTTCGCAGCCGGTGCAGGGCCTGCGCACCGCCGCCAGCCTGTTGTTCGTCGCCGGTGCCGCGCCGCTCTATTTCCAGGCGCAATACCCGGACCGCGCCACGGCGCAGGCCTTCGCGCGGGAACGGGTGGCGGCATCGATCGCCGCGATCGATGCCAACGACCTGATCTACCAGATCGACGCCTCGCGCATCTATGCGCCATGGGACCGGCTGGAGGCGATCACGGTGCCGACGACATGGATCAATTCCGCCGACGACTTCATCAACCCGCGAAATCTCGATTATCCGCAACGCGCGGTGACTCGAATGAAGAATGCGCGCTACCGGATGATCCCGGAGAGCGCCGAAACGCGCGGACATGGCACCCACACCGCCGCGCGCTTTTGGAAGAAGGACCTCGTCGACCTGCTACGGCGCACGGAATGA
- a CDS encoding M28 family peptidase, translating into MRLRLAAFPLLALAVPAGAQTIVAPVAPISEQTLKDVTKELSSDAYEGRAPGTAGEDKTVAYLAKRFAAAGLKPGNKGSWYQDVPLVELTAKNVSPLVFTGAGAPLSLRYGPDMVVGTWRITPRVEVKDSPVVFVGYGINAPEKGWNDYAGLDVRGKTVLILVNDPDWKTPGLTGPFNGRAMTYYGRWTYKYEEAARQGAAAAIIVHQTEPAAYGWNVVQSSWTGAQQVADAADDHAKDSAAIGWMQEAQARRLFEREGLDFDALAAAAGRKGFRARPLGGVKASISFDETVRRHQSRNVIGILPGKTHPDEYVLYSAHWDHLGRCEAAPDGDDICNGAIDNATGTAALVALAEANVKAGSTPRSQIFVAVTGEESGLLGSEYYAANPVYPLDRTVGGVNMDALSLAGPAKNVVVVGKGKSELDAYLTAALKTQDRVASDEPTPEKGFYYRSDHFSLAKRGVPMIYFDAGDDLVAGGKTAGAAAAKDYEEHRYHGPKDEYDPNWNWAGTVKDVQLYYGIGRALAQSAQWPNWVAGDEFRAIRDKSRATPANAPTTAN; encoded by the coding sequence ATGCGTTTGCGTCTCGCCGCTTTTCCCCTCCTTGCGCTGGCCGTCCCTGCTGGCGCTCAGACGATCGTCGCACCGGTCGCGCCGATCTCCGAGCAGACGCTGAAGGACGTCACGAAGGAACTGTCGTCAGACGCTTACGAGGGTCGCGCCCCCGGTACGGCGGGCGAGGACAAGACCGTCGCATACCTCGCGAAACGCTTTGCCGCGGCCGGACTGAAGCCCGGCAACAAGGGCAGCTGGTATCAGGACGTGCCGCTGGTCGAACTGACGGCGAAGAACGTGTCCCCGCTCGTCTTCACCGGTGCCGGGGCGCCGCTGAGCCTGCGCTACGGCCCCGACATGGTGGTCGGCACGTGGCGCATTACGCCGCGGGTGGAGGTGAAGGATTCGCCCGTCGTCTTCGTCGGTTATGGCATCAACGCGCCGGAGAAGGGCTGGAACGACTATGCCGGACTGGACGTGCGCGGCAAGACGGTACTGATCCTGGTCAACGATCCCGACTGGAAAACTCCCGGCCTGACTGGTCCGTTCAACGGCCGCGCGATGACCTATTACGGGCGCTGGACCTACAAGTACGAGGAAGCCGCGCGGCAGGGCGCCGCGGCCGCGATCATCGTCCACCAGACGGAGCCTGCCGCTTATGGCTGGAATGTCGTGCAATCCAGCTGGACCGGCGCCCAGCAGGTCGCCGACGCCGCCGACGATCACGCGAAGGACAGCGCGGCGATCGGCTGGATGCAGGAGGCGCAGGCACGCCGGCTTTTCGAGCGCGAAGGGCTCGACTTCGACGCACTTGCCGCCGCGGCCGGGCGCAAGGGGTTCCGCGCACGCCCGCTTGGCGGCGTAAAGGCGTCGATATCGTTCGACGAGACCGTGCGCCGGCACCAGTCGCGCAACGTCATCGGCATCCTGCCGGGCAAGACGCATCCGGACGAATATGTCCTGTATTCCGCGCATTGGGATCACCTCGGCCGTTGCGAGGCAGCGCCCGACGGGGACGACATCTGCAACGGCGCGATTGACAATGCGACCGGCACCGCGGCCCTGGTCGCGCTGGCGGAAGCGAACGTGAAGGCCGGCTCGACGCCGCGCAGCCAGATCTTCGTGGCGGTCACCGGCGAGGAGAGCGGGTTGCTCGGCTCCGAATATTACGCCGCCAACCCAGTCTATCCGCTCGACCGAACGGTCGGCGGGGTGAATATGGACGCGCTTTCGCTGGCGGGACCGGCGAAGAACGTCGTGGTCGTCGGCAAGGGCAAGTCGGAGCTGGACGCCTATCTCACCGCCGCGCTGAAGACGCAGGACCGCGTCGCCAGCGACGAGCCGACGCCGGAGAAGGGCTTCTACTATCGTTCCGATCATTTCAGCCTCGCCAAGCGCGGCGTGCCGATGATCTATTTCGACGCCGGTGACGATCTGGTCGCGGGCGGCAAGACGGCGGGCGCTGCGGCGGCGAAGGATTACGAGGAGCATCGTTATCACGGGCCGAAAGACGAATATGATCCGAACTGGAACTGGGCCGGGACGGTAAAGGACGTACAGCTCTATTACGGGATCGGCCGCGCGCTGGCGCAGAGCGCACAATGGCCCAATTGGGTGGCGGGCGACGAATTCCGCGCGATCCGCGACAAGAGCCGCGCTACCCCGGCGAACGCCCCGACGACGGCAAATTGA
- a CDS encoding glycoside hydrolase family 130 protein — translation MNAAEVFTKLDIELRPDPSRTVVRPFSFGYPDAFADGRPPRAQAVADRIRALDDTMRARMKELLLTPMRARHRNVEQVLLRRYAEVRDELGPGDLDHDEQLLVGAYFSQEYAFESAALFNPSIVALPDGEQDGDGIRFILSLRGIGEGHISSITLRTGTWRGDDHLTVDPPSAAGVPPRIEHHHDEWVRLVCEDSQEVSETVIFPVLPSQRQGVEDLRLVNFTDHDGVRSVIGTYTAFDGQHAGQELLRGVDLRTVEMRPLNGAMTGYKGMALFPRRIGGQFVMLGRQDSENIWLLRSDDLYTWETGTPIMAPKYSWEFVQLGNCGSPLEIDEGWLVFTHGVGMVRGYCIGACLLDKDDPSRVLARTASPLLFPSAEQRGGYVPNVTYSCGALLHGRRVLLPYAIGDEYTAFAVGSVDDLLSVMVAA, via the coding sequence ATGAACGCCGCAGAGGTCTTCACCAAACTCGACATCGAACTGCGGCCCGATCCGTCGCGCACCGTCGTCCGTCCGTTCAGCTTCGGCTATCCCGACGCCTTCGCCGACGGCCGCCCGCCGCGCGCGCAGGCGGTGGCCGATCGCATCCGCGCACTCGACGACACGATGCGCGCACGCATGAAGGAATTGCTGCTGACGCCGATGCGCGCGCGTCATCGCAACGTCGAGCAGGTGCTGCTCCGCCGCTATGCGGAGGTACGCGACGAACTCGGGCCGGGCGACCTCGACCATGACGAGCAGTTGCTGGTCGGCGCCTATTTCAGCCAGGAATATGCCTTCGAATCCGCCGCATTGTTCAACCCCAGCATCGTCGCGCTTCCCGACGGGGAGCAGGACGGCGACGGAATCCGCTTCATCCTGTCGCTGCGCGGCATCGGTGAGGGCCATATCTCCTCGATCACGCTGCGTACCGGCACGTGGCGCGGCGACGATCACCTGACGGTCGATCCGCCGAGCGCCGCCGGTGTGCCGCCGCGTATCGAACATCATCACGACGAATGGGTGCGGCTGGTCTGCGAGGATAGTCAGGAGGTGTCGGAGACGGTGATCTTCCCGGTCCTGCCCAGCCAGCGGCAGGGCGTCGAGGACCTTCGGCTCGTCAACTTCACCGATCATGACGGCGTGCGAAGCGTCATCGGCACCTACACCGCCTTCGACGGGCAGCACGCCGGTCAGGAACTGCTGCGCGGCGTCGACCTGCGCACCGTGGAGATGCGCCCGCTGAACGGCGCGATGACCGGCTACAAGGGCATGGCGCTGTTCCCGCGCCGCATCGGCGGGCAGTTCGTGATGCTGGGGCGGCAGGATAGCGAGAACATCTGGCTGCTGCGCTCAGACGATCTGTACACGTGGGAAACGGGCACGCCGATCATGGCCCCGAAATATTCATGGGAATTCGTGCAACTCGGCAATTGCGGCTCGCCGCTGGAGATCGACGAGGGCTGGCTGGTGTTCACCCACGGCGTAGGGATGGTGCGCGGTTATTGCATCGGGGCGTGCCTGCTCGACAAGGACGATCCGTCGCGCGTGCTGGCGCGCACCGCCTCGCCGCTGTTGTTCCCCAGCGCCGAGCAGCGTGGCGGCTATGTTCCGAACGTCACCTATAGCTGCGGCGCGCTGCTGCACGGCCGTCGCGTGCTGCTGCCCTATGCGATCGGCGACGAATACACCGCCTTCGCGGTCGGGTCGGTCGACGACCTGCTGTCGGTGATGGTCGCGGCCTAG